The Ostrinia nubilalis chromosome 15, ilOstNubi1.1, whole genome shotgun sequence region CTATCCCTGACATATCCAAACTATAGTGACAAGGTTCTAAAACTTACAAGGTCCAAAATTGCAATTAAATGTGTCTGTGATATAAAGTCCAATCCCTTTTTCTTTTTATGGTCATAAACATTTTACTCATAATCTGGTTGGTTACTTACAAATACTTGAGTAGAGGCGCTATTCCTTTGAGGCTTGAGCCGCTTGTTTCTCCTCCATAAGTTGTTTCTTCTTAATACGCATCTTCAACATCTTAGCTTCGTCGGCACATTTGGTAGTTATCACACccctgaaattaaaattataattttacaagTAAAAGTTACGCAAGAAATATTCTCAACTATGTTtgtgcccacgacttcgtacgctttaaaatagtttgaatgTTTTTTTCCACGtcttcgcaacatttttcattgctCTGTTGGTCGTatcgtgatggtatatagcctacagccttcctcgataaatggggcTATTCagcataaaaatacattttttcaaatcggaccagtagttcccgAAATCCCGAGATTAGCGCATTCAACAAAACCAagtcttcagctttataatattaagtatagatgatAAAAGAAATTGTACCAACCTGACCATATTTTCTTTGACGTCAAATCGGTCCACCACCTCTATGACGATATCCGACACTTTCTTTGGGTCCAAAAGCATCTTTGCAGGTTTGTGTAAGAATGCAGGCGATTTTTTCCCAGTCAACGAATGAGTCGCCAACACCctgtaaaaatatacttttagaTATCTCGAtacttattacatttaaaaaatattaaacaagcGAATAATTGTTTGAAAACAAACATTTGGGTTCCATGTTCGAACGCCAAGAATGCTTTATGTCGAAaaataagctcaaagtgcgTTCTAGCAATCACAGAACTTAGCAAAATTTGCGTTGTGGCTCTCATGTTATACGATAACGCATTGTGGCAATTATGAAAAGTTTCAGTCAGTAATTTTTCAGAGCAAACACTACAAGGGCGTGTATctatagataaaaaaaaaataggaaacAAAAGAGAACGATTCATACTTGCGCGAAAAAGCCGCCAGCAAAAGGCCACGAGTAGCTACAGTGTAGGACTGCCACTTAATTTTACGGAATTTATCCTTGGGCAGAAGAGTTTTCCCACTTCCAATCGGCACCTGCAAATTAATAAGTCATTAATATTATAGAAATAACAACCAAAGATTTGATTTTATGGAAGCTAACCCTTTGTAAGTAACTGAAAATGTTCGAATTCGGAAAAGTACTGATCCGGCAgctagtaaattaaaaaaaatgaattaccaatGAATCGTCTATCGGGCTGTGCGTGGGCGCGTCTATGTTTTCAAACTGGTTGCTTATTAGAATATTGTCGTCGGAGCGGTCAAACACTTCCATGTTTTCATTTTCGACGTTTTCATTCTCGACGTTTTCATTTGCATTTTCCTCATTACAGTTTTGGGCTTCACCATTTGTATCATTTGTTTTATCTTGTATAGTCTTATCTTGTTCTTTTGTCGTGTTCTTTGGTTTGTTGTTTGTCTTTTTGATTTGTTTCATGCGTCGTAGGTTCTTCGCCaccataaaaacttttttcataCCCGTTTTGCCGAATTTCTTTCTAAGAGGCTGTGGCAAAACCTTCATCGATCGGCCGTAGACTTTTTCGACACTACGGATTGATCGACAGAAGTTCTTGAATGTCTTTATATTCATTGATACATTTACGGTGTCATCCTGTTGAACTTGACGACTTTCACGGTCGTCTATGTTCATTTGGTTACTTTC contains the following coding sequences:
- the LOC135078559 gene encoding uncharacterized protein LOC135078559, which codes for MILITFLKIQQQVDRRRIPVEEPKERDDPLEDIAENITEGFDFEPSSSDWEPSDVDDVSDSDYEDERKRRKLNTPKRQGAKKPEPVPKNVLNPSNKDNIKAAVGCRTSRKQPAPRRLVVSPDGKVQAVVAMPKKTNLNNKAQPVTPNTTNQETPATPENAVNQLPKELPTSEKKTVRFSLPPSDQLRRSPKYVCKKIPRSNWSKAQLRKKPRKLVQNESNQMNIDDRESRQVQQDDTVNVSMNIKTFKNFCRSIRSVEKVYGRSMKVLPQPLRKKFGKTGMKKVFMVAKNLRRMKQIKKTNNKPKNTTKEQDKTIQDKTNDTNGEAQNCNEENANENVENENVENENMEVFDRSDDNILISNQFENIDAPTHSPIDDSLVPIGSGKTLLPKDKFRKIKWQSYTVATRGLLLAAFSRKVLATHSLTGKKSPAFLHKPAKMLLDPKKVSDIVIEVVDRFDVKENMVRGVITTKCADEAKMLKMRIKKKQLMEEKQAAQASKE